Proteins encoded in a region of the Cetobacterium ceti genome:
- the folE gene encoding GTP cyclohydrolase I FolE produces the protein MDKDKIKEGVRLILEGVGEDLNREGLIDTPSRVARMYEEIFEGLHKKSADEINAFFTVEENNRVIVKDIEFYSMCEHHLLPFYGKAHVAYIPSEKKVTGLSKIARLVTMASKKPQLQEKMTEEIKKGLEEKISCEGVLVVVEGEHMCMTMRGIKSKGSTTVTIGASGVFKENISLRDETLRLMGM, from the coding sequence ATGGATAAGGATAAAATAAAAGAGGGAGTAAGGCTAATATTAGAAGGGGTAGGAGAAGATTTAAATAGAGAAGGACTTATAGACACTCCTAGTAGAGTAGCTAGAATGTATGAAGAAATTTTTGAAGGATTACATAAAAAATCAGCTGATGAAATAAATGCTTTTTTTACAGTGGAAGAAAATAATAGAGTTATAGTAAAAGATATAGAATTTTATTCAATGTGTGAGCATCATCTTTTACCATTTTATGGGAAAGCTCATGTGGCATATATTCCATCTGAAAAAAAAGTTACAGGGCTTAGTAAAATAGCAAGGTTAGTTACAATGGCTAGTAAGAAACCCCAACTTCAAGAAAAAATGACTGAAGAAATAAAAAAAGGATTAGAAGAAAAAATCTCTTGTGAAGGTGTATTAGTAGTAGTAGAAGGGGAGCATATGTGTATGACCATGAGAGGAATTAAAAGTAAAGGTTCGACAACTGTTACCATAGGAGCAAGTGGAGTATTTAAGGAAAATATATCTCTTAGAGATGAGACTTTAAGACTTATGGGGATGTAG
- the rpsO gene encoding 30S ribosomal protein S15, translating to MINKQEIINAYGKDTKDTGSTEVQIAILTAQINHLTNHLRTHKKDFHSRLGLLKMVGKRKRLLNYLMKKDLDGYRALIAKLGIRK from the coding sequence ATGATAAACAAGCAAGAAATAATCAACGCATATGGTAAAGATACAAAAGATACAGGATCTACAGAGGTTCAAATTGCTATCTTAACTGCACAAATTAACCACTTAACTAACCACTTAAGAACTCACAAGAAGGATTTCCACTCAAGATTAGGATTACTAAAAATGGTTGGAAAAAGAAAAAGACTTCTTAACTACTTAATGAAGAAAGATCTTGATGGTTACAGAGCATTAATCGCTAAATTAGGAATCAGAAAGTAA
- a CDS encoding fimbria/pilus periplasmic chaperone — MRLKWILITFIFLSLNIFAFNMGVAPTSFHIDLNNNHKTKEVTVLNNTNKPMRIEIAVEKPKDYKEEFYLGKWIRLYPKIINIRPQGKQKVRFAIRTPKDIPKGKYKSYLVFKEIPKLSEMDSSNINIEMITEIAISIYGDK; from the coding sequence ATGAGATTGAAATGGATACTAATAACATTTATATTTTTAAGTTTAAATATTTTTGCTTTTAATATGGGAGTTGCTCCTACAAGTTTTCATATTGATTTAAATAATAATCATAAAACTAAAGAGGTTACAGTGTTAAATAACACAAATAAACCTATGAGAATTGAAATAGCAGTTGAAAAACCAAAGGATTACAAAGAAGAGTTTTATTTAGGTAAATGGATAAGACTTTATCCTAAAATTATAAATATAAGACCTCAAGGAAAGCAAAAAGTAAGATTTGCAATAAGGACCCCGAAAGATATTCCAAAGGGAAAATACAAAAGTTATTTAGTTTTTAAAGAAATTCCAAAATTATCTGAAATGGACAGTTCAAATATAAATATTGAGATGATAACTGAAATTGCCATAAGTATTTATGGAGATAAGTAA
- a CDS encoding YibE/F family protein: MRKIWILLLLIGISLISFSREEYIKGKVLQLIESKSEKDNNEISEIKIFKIELLDKKEYGEKVYVEFPIYRENSYNIEVKPGMNVVLYKDNQEDGTSNFYIADVDKRNSIYLLSGLFVGLTLILARKKGLKALISLGIVIGVIYEIFIPGIVAGYSPIILASLTGLFASLVTIYLMTGFTEKGINAILGSVVGVLFAGLLSYIFTYKMGLTGFVSVESLNFANLLQGIKIKEIISAGVILGSMGAVMDISMSISSALDEIKLVKPEISKKEIFFSGMRIGGDVIGTMVNTLILAYIGSSLLSAIFIFLQRSQYPLIRLLNFESVVVEILRALCGSIGILVAVPVTAYFSSIINIKNEK, from the coding sequence ATGAGAAAAATATGGATATTATTACTTTTAATAGGGATTTCTCTTATAAGTTTTTCAAGAGAGGAATATATAAAAGGAAAAGTTTTACAATTAATAGAAAGTAAAAGTGAAAAAGATAATAATGAAATAAGTGAAATAAAAATTTTTAAAATAGAACTATTAGATAAAAAAGAGTATGGAGAAAAAGTATATGTAGAATTCCCCATATATAGAGAAAATTCTTATAATATAGAAGTTAAACCTGGAATGAATGTAGTCCTTTATAAGGATAATCAAGAGGATGGAACTAGTAACTTTTATATTGCAGATGTAGATAAAAGAAATAGTATATATCTTCTAAGTGGATTATTTGTAGGATTAACTTTAATATTAGCAAGGAAAAAAGGACTAAAAGCATTGATTTCTTTAGGAATTGTAATAGGAGTTATATATGAGATTTTTATTCCTGGAATAGTTGCAGGATATTCTCCTATTATTTTAGCTAGTTTGACAGGGCTTTTTGCATCTCTAGTAACCATTTATTTAATGACAGGATTTACAGAAAAAGGAATTAATGCTATTTTAGGTTCTGTTGTAGGAGTTTTATTTGCAGGATTATTATCCTACATTTTTACATACAAAATGGGACTTACAGGATTTGTATCTGTAGAATCTTTAAATTTTGCAAATTTACTTCAAGGAATAAAAATAAAAGAGATTATATCAGCAGGAGTTATTTTAGGAAGTATGGGTGCTGTAATGGATATATCTATGTCTATTTCTTCTGCTTTAGATGAAATAAAATTAGTAAAACCAGAAATCTCTAAAAAAGAAATCTTTTTTTCTGGAATGAGAATAGGTGGAGATGTTATAGGAACTATGGTAAATACCTTAATTTTAGCCTATATAGGTAGCAGCTTATTATCAGCAATTTTTATATTTTTACAAAGAAGCCAGTATCCTCTTATCAGACTTTTAAATTTTGAATCTGTAGTAGTTGAAATATTAAGAGCCCTTTGTGGAAGTATAGGAATACTTGTAGCAGTACCTGTAACAGCCTATTTTAGTAGTATTATAAATATAAAAAATGAAAAGTGA
- a CDS encoding DUF2147 domain-containing protein produces the protein MKKFILFLFILINTFIFSATNDAWLQGKWITEKAENGNQIVVEFYKKNEKYFGKIIQLTIPKYNKNEKYSGMEKMDLHNPKENLRNRKLKGLDFVSNFTLENNKLVDGNIYNPENGKTYHCKITKKSDNTLLVKGSIDSMGLIGKSQIWTKIN, from the coding sequence ATGAAAAAATTTATTTTATTTCTTTTTATTCTTATTAATACTTTTATATTCAGTGCTACAAATGATGCTTGGTTACAAGGTAAATGGATAACAGAAAAGGCTGAAAATGGTAATCAAATAGTTGTTGAATTTTATAAAAAAAATGAAAAATATTTTGGAAAAATTATTCAATTAACAATTCCTAAATATAATAAAAATGAAAAATATTCTGGTATGGAAAAAATGGATTTACATAATCCTAAGGAAAATTTAAGAAATAGAAAACTTAAAGGATTAGATTTTGTTAGTAATTTCACTTTGGAAAATAATAAACTTGTAGATGGTAATATTTATAACCCTGAAAATGGAAAAACTTACCACTGCAAAATTACAAAAAAAAGTGATAATACACTTTTAGTAAAAGGATCTATTGATTCAATGGGATTAATTGGAAAATCTCAAATCTGGACTAAAATCAATTAA
- a CDS encoding glutathione ABC transporter substrate-binding protein, translating into MKKSKKILNVLATLCLASVTSLSAGQNPLVIAQGADAKTLDPHATNDQPSSRVSSQIYDRLVEQDLNMNIVPGLAEKWEQEDDLTTVFYLRKDVKFHNGEKLKASDVKFTLDRMKASPQVSHIIGAIDKVEVVDDYTVKVITEKPFGALTSHLSHTATSIMNEKAVKAGGDNYGQSPVGTGPYKFDKWDAGDRIVLSANENYFKGEAPTKEVIFRNIPEGTNRTIGLETNEVDIAYDIEPIDKDMIKSHDKLDYVEEPSLSMSYIGFNTEKAPLNDVKVRQAIAHAIDTDTLIDVVYQGGAVKANSPIGPKVFGYNKNAKAYEYNPEKAKAMLKEAGYTKPIAIKLWTNDNPTRRDIATIVQDQLKQIGVDVTIETLEWGAYLDGTARGDHDMFILGWVSVTGDADYGLYPLFHSSAKGGAGNRSFYSNEEVDNLLDKGKNSVDVEERKEAYEKVQEIVQEEVPVYTIAYTSQNIAKQKGVEGFHMHPAGHHKVYGTEKK; encoded by the coding sequence ATGAAAAAAAGTAAAAAAATTCTAAATGTATTAGCAACTTTATGTTTAGCAAGTGTAACTAGTTTAAGTGCAGGACAAAATCCATTAGTTATTGCCCAGGGAGCTGATGCAAAAACTTTAGATCCACACGCTACTAATGATCAACCATCTTCAAGGGTTTCATCACAAATATATGACAGATTAGTTGAGCAAGATTTAAATATGAATATTGTTCCAGGGTTAGCAGAAAAATGGGAACAAGAAGATGATTTAACTACAGTATTTTATTTGAGAAAAGATGTAAAATTTCATAATGGAGAGAAATTAAAAGCTTCAGATGTAAAGTTTACTCTAGATAGAATGAAAGCATCTCCTCAAGTTTCTCATATAATAGGAGCTATAGATAAGGTTGAAGTTGTAGACGATTATACTGTAAAAGTTATAACAGAAAAACCATTTGGAGCTTTAACTAGTCATTTATCTCACACGGCGACATCTATTATGAATGAAAAAGCAGTAAAAGCTGGTGGAGATAATTATGGACAAAGTCCAGTTGGAACGGGACCATATAAATTTGATAAATGGGATGCAGGAGATAGAATTGTCTTAAGTGCAAATGAAAATTATTTTAAAGGAGAAGCTCCTACAAAAGAAGTAATTTTTAGAAATATACCTGAAGGAACAAATAGAACAATAGGATTAGAAACAAATGAAGTTGATATTGCCTATGATATAGAGCCAATAGATAAGGATATGATAAAATCTCATGACAAGTTAGATTACGTAGAAGAACCTTCACTTTCTATGAGTTATATTGGATTTAATACTGAAAAAGCACCTTTAAATGATGTTAAAGTAAGACAAGCTATAGCTCATGCAATAGATACAGATACTTTAATAGATGTTGTATATCAAGGAGGAGCTGTAAAAGCAAATTCACCAATTGGGCCTAAGGTATTTGGATATAATAAAAATGCGAAAGCATATGAATATAATCCTGAAAAAGCAAAGGCGATGTTAAAGGAAGCTGGATATACAAAGCCAATTGCTATTAAATTGTGGACAAATGATAATCCTACAAGAAGAGATATTGCAACAATTGTTCAAGATCAGCTAAAACAAATAGGAGTTGATGTGACAATTGAAACTTTAGAATGGGGAGCATATTTAGATGGTACAGCAAGAGGAGATCATGATATGTTTATTCTAGGTTGGGTTTCTGTAACTGGAGATGCAGATTATGGATTATATCCACTATTCCATTCTTCTGCTAAAGGTGGAGCAGGAAATAGATCTTTTTATAGTAATGAAGAAGTAGACAATTTATTGGATAAGGGAAAAAATTCAGTAGATGTTGAAGAAAGAAAAGAAGCTTATGAAAAAGTTCAAGAGATAGTTCAAGAAGAAGTGCCAGTATATACAATTGCATATACTTCTCAAAATATAGCTAAGCAAAAGGGTGTAGAAGGATTCCATATGCATCCAGCAGGGCATCATAAGGTATATGGAACAGAAAAGAAATAA
- the nikB gene encoding nickel ABC transporter permease, producing MHKYILKRLVLLIPVLLGVSFLVFTIMSFTPGDPAQLILGENAPKEAILKLREEMGLNKPFLFQYFNFVKNAIFGDFGRSYTTGRDVFGEIFSRFPNTLVLAVLGVAISVLIGIPLGIISATKQYSLLDSVSMIGALLGVSMPNFWLGLMLILGFSVHLGWLPSGGFDSWKSVILPAITLGSGSAAIVTRMTRSSMLEVIRQDYIRTARAKGVAEKKVINKHALKNALIPVITVIGLQFGGLLGGAVLTESVYSWPGVGRMMVDAIRQKDSPTVLATVVFLAATFSIVNLLVDILYAYVDPRIKSQYK from the coding sequence ATGCACAAGTATATTTTAAAAAGACTAGTGTTATTAATACCTGTTTTATTAGGGGTTTCATTTTTAGTTTTTACCATTATGTCTTTTACACCAGGAGATCCAGCACAACTTATTTTGGGAGAAAATGCACCAAAGGAAGCAATTCTTAAACTAAGAGAGGAAATGGGACTTAATAAACCTTTTTTATTTCAATATTTTAATTTTGTAAAAAATGCTATTTTTGGAGATTTTGGAAGATCTTATACAACAGGTAGAGATGTATTCGGAGAAATTTTTTCAAGATTTCCAAATACTTTAGTATTAGCAGTATTAGGAGTTGCAATTTCTGTATTAATTGGAATTCCCTTAGGGATAATTTCAGCGACAAAACAGTATTCTTTACTTGATAGTGTGAGTATGATAGGAGCTCTATTAGGAGTATCAATGCCAAACTTCTGGTTAGGACTTATGTTAATTTTAGGATTTTCAGTTCATTTAGGATGGTTACCATCAGGTGGTTTTGACAGTTGGAAAAGTGTGATACTTCCAGCTATAACTTTAGGTTCTGGTTCTGCAGCAATAGTAACTAGAATGACACGTTCTTCAATGCTAGAAGTTATAAGACAAGATTATATAAGAACAGCTAGAGCTAAGGGCGTGGCAGAAAAAAAAGTTATAAATAAACATGCTTTAAAAAATGCTCTAATACCAGTTATAACAGTTATTGGGCTTCAATTTGGAGGACTTTTAGGAGGAGCAGTATTAACAGAGTCTGTTTATTCGTGGCCAGGAGTTGGAAGAATGATGGTAGATGCCATAAGACAAAAAGATTCTCCTACGGTTTTAGCAACTGTTGTATTTTTGGCAGCAACATTTAGTATAGTAAATCTTTTAGTAGATATATTATATGCCTATGTAGATCCTAGAATAAAATCACAATATAAGTAA
- the nikC gene encoding nickel transporter permease, whose amino-acid sequence MAETKLEISNEKVIETNENVNIKKKRSPWGEVWRSLKKNKMALAGLFIIMVLFLLALFADQIADYDTVVIKQNLRNRLKPPSAANWLGTDEFGRDIFARLIHGARVSLKVGVLAVGISIVLGGTLGAMAGYYGGKLDNIIMRIMDIFLAVPSILLAIAIVSALGPNLFNLMVAISISSVPSYARIVRASVLSIRDQEFIEAARAIGASDTRIIFRHIIPNALAPVIVQGTLGVAGAILSTAGLSFIGLGIQPPAPEWGSMLSGGRQYLRYAWWVTTFPGLAIMITILSLNLLGDGLRDALDPRLKQ is encoded by the coding sequence ATGGCTGAAACAAAATTAGAAATTTCAAATGAAAAAGTAATAGAAACAAATGAAAATGTGAATATAAAGAAAAAAAGAAGTCCTTGGGGAGAGGTTTGGAGAAGTTTAAAAAAGAATAAAATGGCTTTGGCGGGGTTGTTTATTATAATGGTTTTATTTTTACTAGCTTTATTTGCAGATCAAATTGCAGATTATGATACAGTAGTAATTAAACAAAATTTAAGAAATAGATTAAAACCACCTAGTGCTGCTAATTGGTTAGGAACTGATGAATTTGGAAGAGATATTTTTGCAAGATTAATTCATGGAGCAAGAGTATCTCTAAAAGTTGGAGTTTTAGCTGTTGGTATCTCTATAGTTTTGGGGGGAACTTTAGGGGCTATGGCAGGTTATTATGGAGGAAAATTAGATAATATAATAATGAGAATAATGGATATATTTTTAGCTGTTCCAAGTATTTTATTAGCAATAGCTATTGTATCAGCTTTAGGACCAAATTTATTTAATTTAATGGTAGCCATTAGTATATCATCGGTACCATCTTATGCAAGAATTGTTAGAGCTTCAGTACTTTCCATAAGAGATCAAGAATTTATAGAGGCTGCAAGGGCAATAGGAGCCAGTGATACAAGAATAATATTTAGACATATAATTCCAAATGCATTAGCACCAGTTATAGTTCAAGGAACTTTAGGAGTGGCAGGAGCTATATTATCAACAGCAGGACTTAGTTTTATAGGATTAGGAATTCAACCACCTGCACCAGAGTGGGGATCAATGCTTTCTGGAGGAAGACAATATTTAAGATATGCTTGGTGGGTTACAACTTTTCCAGGATTGGCAATAATGATAACAATACTATCTTTAAATTTATTAGGGGACGGATTAAGAGATGCCTTAGATCCTAGATTAAAGCAATAA
- a CDS encoding ABC transporter ATP-binding protein, which produces MMRENLLEIKNLNIVYEADGEKVQAVNNFNIELKEGETLGLVGETGAGKTTTALGIMRLIPNPPGKILSGEITFDGKDLLKESEEVMRMIRGNKISMIFQDPMTSLNPVLTVGEQIAEVIEIHENLNRSEALIKAQEMLELVGIPKTRVNDFPHQFSGGMKQRVIIAIALACNPKLLIADEPTTALDVTIQAQVLDLMNELKEKFKTSMILITHDLGVVAEVCDKVAIMYAGEIVESGTLEDIFERPKHPYTLGLFGSIPNLDDEVQRLNPIKGLMPDPTNLPKGCKFNPRCPNRKEICGQKIPKITEENGHRVSCLKYEGGLWNE; this is translated from the coding sequence ATTATGAGGGAAAATCTATTGGAAATAAAAAATTTAAATATTGTTTATGAAGCTGATGGAGAGAAAGTTCAAGCTGTAAATAATTTTAATATAGAATTAAAAGAGGGAGAAACCTTAGGACTTGTTGGAGAAACAGGAGCTGGAAAAACAACAACAGCTTTGGGGATAATGAGACTTATTCCCAATCCACCAGGAAAAATTTTATCAGGAGAAATTACTTTTGATGGTAAAGATTTATTAAAAGAATCAGAAGAAGTAATGAGAATGATTAGAGGAAATAAAATATCTATGATATTTCAAGATCCTATGACATCTTTAAATCCTGTATTAACAGTGGGAGAACAGATTGCAGAGGTAATTGAAATTCATGAAAATTTAAATAGAAGTGAAGCTCTAATAAAAGCACAAGAAATGTTAGAACTTGTTGGAATACCAAAAACGAGAGTAAATGATTTTCCCCATCAGTTTTCAGGGGGAATGAAGCAAAGAGTAATAATTGCCATAGCTTTAGCTTGTAATCCAAAATTATTAATTGCAGATGAGCCAACAACAGCTTTAGATGTTACTATTCAAGCTCAAGTGCTAGATCTAATGAATGAATTAAAAGAAAAATTTAAAACTTCTATGATATTAATAACTCATGATTTAGGAGTTGTAGCAGAGGTTTGTGATAAAGTAGCAATTATGTATGCTGGTGAAATTGTTGAATCAGGAACTTTAGAGGATATATTTGAAAGGCCAAAACATCCATATACCTTAGGATTATTTGGATCGATACCAAATTTAGATGATGAAGTTCAAAGATTAAATCCAATAAAAGGATTGATGCCTGATCCTACAAATTTACCAAAAGGGTGTAAATTTAATCCAAGATGTCCAAATAGAAAGGAAATTTGTGGTCAAAAAATACCTAAAATTACAGAGGAAAATGGACATAGGGTATCTTGTTTAAAGTATGAGGGGGGGTTATGGAATGAATAA
- a CDS encoding ABC transporter ATP-binding protein, with translation MNNKILEVKNLKKYFNTPKGTLHAVDGVTFAIEKGKTLGVVGESGCGKSTTGRVILRLLEATDGEIYFEGKNVRELDKKEMIKLREEMQIIFQDPFASLNPRMTVSEIIGEPLLIHKKCTNKVDLQKKVKDLMDTVGLSQRLINAYPHELDGGRRQRIGIARALALNPKFIVCDEPVSALDVSIQAQVLNLMKDLQEELGLTYMFITHDLSVVKHFSDEIAVMYLGELVEKASAKDLFKNPVHPYTRALLSAIPVPSLKHKMKRLKLKGEITSPINPEPGCRFGKRCDYATEECLRETPKLREITPGHFYACHNPLKD, from the coding sequence ATGAATAATAAAATTTTAGAAGTAAAAAATTTAAAGAAATATTTCAATACCCCAAAGGGAACACTTCACGCAGTTGATGGGGTGACATTTGCCATTGAAAAGGGAAAAACCTTAGGAGTTGTTGGAGAATCAGGATGTGGGAAGTCAACAACAGGTAGGGTCATATTAAGACTTTTAGAAGCCACAGATGGAGAAATTTATTTTGAAGGAAAAAATGTTAGAGAACTAGATAAAAAAGAGATGATAAAATTAAGGGAAGAGATGCAAATTATATTTCAAGATCCATTTGCATCGTTAAATCCTAGAATGACTGTAAGTGAAATAATTGGAGAACCTCTTTTAATTCATAAAAAATGTACAAATAAAGTGGATCTTCAAAAAAAAGTAAAGGATTTAATGGATACAGTTGGATTAAGTCAAAGATTAATTAATGCTTATCCCCATGAGTTAGATGGAGGAAGACGACAAAGAATTGGAATTGCAAGAGCTTTAGCTTTAAATCCTAAATTTATAGTTTGTGATGAACCTGTTTCAGCTTTAGATGTAAGTATTCAAGCACAAGTCTTGAACTTAATGAAGGATTTACAAGAAGAACTAGGGCTAACTTATATGTTTATAACTCATGATTTATCAGTTGTAAAACATTTTTCTGATGAAATTGCTGTAATGTATTTAGGAGAGTTAGTAGAAAAAGCTTCTGCAAAGGATTTATTTAAAAATCCAGTACATCCTTATACAAGAGCTCTTTTATCTGCAATACCAGTTCCTAGTTTAAAACATAAAATGAAAAGATTGAAATTAAAGGGAGAAATTACTTCTCCTATTAATCCAGAACCTGGATGTAGATTTGGAAAAAGATGTGATTATGCAACTGAAGAATGCTTAAGAGAAACTCCTAAATTAAGAGAGATAACTCCTGGACATTTTTATGCATGTCACAATCCTTTAAAAGATTAG
- a CDS encoding uridine kinase family protein, whose product MKNFNERKYYETLKFILFKSVNELYPKLEIRIENSLNNGVYCRVLTEDNITEDKINKIKKKMDELIKKDLEIKLICDNIEKIKKKINMISREDVKRLVENIGLISIKEYEMEGYRDYFYEELYSRTGYIYLYDLYLYGEGFILKFPKNNNPKKLPEYVDYKKLGEVFKESALWHSILDVSCVGCLNEKNLEEKMPELIRINEILHNSKLNKIAKEIIKNKKIKIVTIAGPSSSGKTTFTKKLRLHLMSEQLNPLVISLDDYYVGRDNLPLDENGEKDYESIDALDIKLLNENLEKLLRGETVEIPKYDFKSGKRCKEGKIVKLMDRGIILIEGIHGLNDKLLKNIQKENKYKIYISCLTQLNIDSRNRIYTSDVRKIRRIVRDMLGRGTSGEETLEMWEKVRAGEEKNIFPYQENADAIYDSSLVYELGVLKILGEKELIKVKPQSKFYEEAKRLLKFLDYFLPVESSEVPDDSILKEFIGGSFFYKY is encoded by the coding sequence ATGAAAAACTTTAATGAAAGAAAATACTATGAAACTTTAAAATTTATTTTATTTAAAAGTGTTAATGAATTATATCCAAAATTAGAAATTAGAATAGAAAATTCTTTAAATAATGGAGTTTACTGTAGAGTATTAACAGAAGATAATATAACTGAAGATAAAATAAATAAAATAAAAAAGAAAATGGATGAACTTATAAAAAAAGATTTAGAAATTAAATTAATTTGTGACAATATAGAAAAAATAAAAAAGAAAATAAATATGATTTCAAGAGAAGACGTAAAGAGATTAGTTGAAAATATAGGATTAATATCAATTAAAGAATATGAAATGGAGGGATATAGAGATTATTTTTATGAGGAATTATATAGTAGAACAGGGTATATATATCTATATGATTTATATTTATATGGAGAGGGTTTTATATTAAAATTTCCTAAAAATAATAATCCTAAAAAACTTCCAGAGTATGTAGATTATAAAAAGTTAGGAGAAGTATTTAAAGAAAGTGCTCTTTGGCATTCTATTTTAGATGTTTCCTGTGTAGGATGTTTAAATGAAAAAAATTTAGAAGAAAAAATGCCAGAGTTAATAAGAATAAATGAAATTTTACATAATTCAAAATTAAATAAAATAGCAAAGGAGATAATAAAAAATAAAAAAATAAAAATTGTAACTATAGCTGGGCCATCCTCTTCAGGAAAAACTACATTTACTAAAAAATTAAGATTACATTTAATGTCTGAACAATTAAATCCTTTAGTTATTTCCTTAGATGATTATTATGTAGGAAGAGATAATCTTCCCTTAGATGAAAATGGTGAAAAAGATTATGAAAGTATAGATGCCTTAGATATAAAACTTTTAAATGAAAATTTAGAAAAATTATTAAGAGGAGAGACCGTAGAAATACCTAAATACGATTTTAAAAGTGGGAAAAGATGTAAAGAGGGAAAAATAGTAAAATTAATGGATAGAGGGATTATTTTAATTGAAGGAATTCATGGATTAAATGATAAGCTCTTAAAGAATATTCAAAAAGAAAACAAATATAAGATATATATAAGCTGTTTGACTCAACTTAACATAGATAGTAGAAATAGAATATATACAAGTGATGTAAGAAAAATAAGAAGAATAGTAAGAGATATGTTAGGAAGAGGAACAAGTGGAGAAGAAACATTAGAAATGTGGGAAAAAGTAAGAGCTGGAGAGGAAAAAAATATTTTTCCCTATCAAGAAAATGCAGATGCGATCTATGATTCTAGTTTAGTATATGAACTAGGAGTGTTGAAAATACTAGGGGAAAAGGAGCTTATAAAAGTAAAACCCCAAAGTAAATTTTATGAAGAAGCAAAAAGACTATTAAAATTTTTAGATTATTTTTTACCTGTTGAAAGTAGTGAAGTTCCCGATGATTCCATTTTAAAAGAGTTTATAGGAGGAAGTTTTTTTTATAAATATTAA
- a CDS encoding formate/nitrite transporter family protein, which translates to MSKMCLDTTECTEAIVKLGIKKVSYPALKVLILGFMGGMFIGLSAIGNLIANQTIGGGLGKIVGSCVFPVGLILVVLVGGSLFTGDCLAYLAWFEGKVDFNKMMKNLGLVWIGNLLGSVFTAFVAYAGGQFASTGLANFAVHVAEHKVHLGFGEALASAFLCNVLVALAVWFSFAAKDMIGKIFAIWFPIMLFILGGYQHVVANMTYISVGKILSPDSYTLVEMIRHFIPVTIGNFLSGAIFLPLVYKTLYLKKHHHVEETTTEMENA; encoded by the coding sequence ATGTCTAAAATGTGTCTTGACACAACTGAATGTACAGAAGCAATCGTAAAATTAGGAATTAAGAAGGTAAGTTACCCAGCATTAAAAGTTCTTATTTTGGGATTCATGGGAGGAATGTTTATTGGATTATCTGCAATAGGAAATCTAATAGCAAATCAAACTATAGGGGGAGGACTTGGTAAAATAGTAGGTTCTTGCGTATTCCCTGTAGGATTAATTTTAGTAGTTTTAGTTGGAGGATCACTATTTACAGGAGATTGTCTAGCTTATTTAGCTTGGTTTGAAGGAAAAGTAGACTTTAATAAAATGATGAAAAATCTTGGATTAGTTTGGATTGGAAATTTATTAGGTTCTGTATTCACTGCATTTGTTGCATATGCAGGAGGACAATTTGCTTCAACTGGACTTGCAAATTTTGCTGTTCATGTAGCTGAACATAAAGTTCATTTAGGATTTGGAGAAGCTTTAGCAAGTGCATTTTTATGTAATGTGTTAGTTGCTTTAGCAGTTTGGTTTTCATTTGCTGCAAAGGATATGATTGGAAAGATATTTGCAATCTGGTTCCCAATTATGTTATTTATCCTTGGAGGATATCAGCACGTTGTTGCAAATATGACTTATATATCTGTAGGAAAAATATTATCACCAGATAGTTATACATTAGTAGAAATGATAAGACATTTTATTCCAGTTACAATTGGAAACTTCTTATCAGGAGCTATTTTCTTACCTTTAGTATATAAAACTTTATACTTAAAAAAACATCACCATGTTGAAGAAACAACAACTGAAATGGAAAATGCATAG